A region from the Methanofollis liminatans DSM 4140 genome encodes:
- the purQ gene encoding phosphoribosylformylglycinamidine synthase I, with amino-acid sequence MRFAVVQFGGSNCDRDVVHAVSDVCGVDCDLVWYKDGITKEYDAIVIPGGFSYGDYLRAGAIAARTPVMEGIRRHAAAGGLVLGICNGAQIGAESGLVPGTFTTNATPKFICRPVCLRVETTASPFTRLYREGEVIRIPIAHKEGRYVASPEELARLNAEGRVAFRFCDADGNVTPATNPNGAAENITGVLGGPAKNVLCLMPHPERASEEVLGSADGKRIFLGMIRSIEEADPGA; translated from the coding sequence ATGAGGTTTGCGGTGGTCCAGTTTGGAGGGAGCAACTGCGACCGCGATGTGGTGCATGCCGTCTCCGACGTCTGCGGCGTCGACTGCGATCTCGTCTGGTATAAGGACGGGATCACAAAGGAGTACGACGCCATTGTGATACCCGGCGGCTTTTCCTACGGCGACTATCTCAGGGCGGGAGCGATCGCTGCCCGGACGCCGGTGATGGAGGGCATAAGGCGGCACGCCGCAGCCGGCGGGCTTGTGCTGGGCATCTGCAACGGCGCCCAGATCGGGGCCGAGAGCGGGCTTGTGCCCGGCACCTTCACGACGAACGCCACCCCGAAGTTCATCTGCCGGCCGGTCTGCCTGCGGGTCGAGACGACGGCGTCCCCGTTCACCCGCCTGTACCGGGAGGGTGAGGTGATCAGGATCCCGATCGCGCACAAGGAGGGCAGGTACGTCGCATCTCCCGAGGAACTCGCCCGCCTGAATGCAGAGGGGCGGGTCGCCTTCCGCTTCTGCGACGCCGACGGGAATGTCACCCCGGCGACCAACCCGAACGGCGCCGCCGAGAACATCACCGGCGTGCTCGGCGGCCCGGCAAAGAACGTCCTCTGTCTGATGCCCCACCCAGAGCGCGCCTCAGAAGAGGTGCTCGGTTCGGCCGACGGGAAACGGATCTTCCTCGGCATGATCAGGAGCATCGAAGAGGCGGACCCCGGGGCGTAA
- the cofG gene encoding 7,8-didemethyl-8-hydroxy-5-deazariboflavin synthase subunit CofG — MHRRVITFSRNVFLPLTTVCTNACSYCCFKTPVREGCVMTPATARLTIEAGVKAGCTEALFTFGERPGEVSGFSDHLAALGYGDILDYCYDLCEYAISAGILPHTNAGVLTYGELDRLKEVNASMGLMLETTADVPAHRNSPGKDPAVRIAMMEDAGKLRIPFTTGLLIGIGETPADREESLQVIAGLHRRYGHIQEVIIQNFCPKEGTEMGGAATVPTAEFAETITLAREILPSDVAVQIPPNLADAAALIRCGVDDLGGVSPLTIDYVNPEHPWPQIEELKGLVGDAWLRERLCIYPEFIRKGWYPKGLAALIRRLQKQIEERSL; from the coding sequence ATGCACCGCAGGGTGATCACCTTTTCACGGAACGTCTTCCTCCCGCTCACCACCGTCTGCACAAACGCCTGCAGCTACTGCTGCTTTAAGACTCCGGTGAGAGAGGGGTGCGTGATGACGCCGGCCACAGCGCGCCTGACCATTGAGGCAGGTGTGAAGGCCGGATGCACCGAGGCGCTCTTTACCTTCGGGGAGCGTCCCGGCGAGGTTTCCGGTTTTTCAGATCACCTTGCAGCGCTCGGCTACGGCGACATTCTCGACTACTGCTATGACCTCTGCGAGTACGCCATATCGGCGGGGATCCTCCCGCACACCAACGCCGGTGTGCTCACCTACGGGGAACTCGATCGCCTTAAGGAGGTGAACGCCAGCATGGGGCTGATGCTCGAGACCACCGCAGACGTCCCGGCACACCGGAACTCTCCAGGAAAGGACCCGGCCGTACGGATCGCCATGATGGAGGACGCCGGCAAACTCCGGATCCCCTTCACGACCGGGCTCCTGATCGGGATCGGCGAAACGCCCGCAGACCGGGAGGAGTCCCTCCAGGTGATCGCAGGGCTGCACCGCCGCTACGGCCATATCCAGGAGGTCATCATCCAGAACTTCTGCCCGAAGGAGGGCACCGAGATGGGGGGGGCGGCAACCGTGCCGACGGCCGAATTTGCAGAGACGATCACGCTTGCACGGGAGATCCTCCCATCGGATGTCGCCGTCCAGATCCCGCCGAACCTGGCCGACGCCGCCGCGCTGATCAGGTGCGGGGTCGACGATCTCGGCGGGGTCTCCCCGCTCACCATCGACTATGTGAACCCCGAGCATCCCTGGCCGCAGATCGAGGAGTTGAAAGGGCTGGTCGGGGACGCATGGTTGCGCGAGCGCCTCTGCATTTACCCGGAGTTCATCAGGAAAGGATGGTACCCGAAAGGGCTGGCGGCGCTGATCCGCCGCCTCCAGAAACAGATTGAGGAGAGGTCTTTGTGA
- a CDS encoding ferredoxin-thioredoxin reductase catalytic domain-containing protein yields MHMAEITQEELEEEILKWAEEYARQNGWTLNPDDKQLKTVIRGLARNTVRFGEQYCPCRIRSGDPEEDRKIVCPCIYHRDEVEKDGQCHCHLYFREKTQEK; encoded by the coding sequence ATGCACATGGCAGAGATCACGCAGGAGGAACTCGAAGAGGAGATCCTGAAGTGGGCGGAGGAGTACGCCCGACAGAACGGATGGACCCTCAACCCCGACGATAAACAACTCAAGACCGTCATCCGGGGGCTTGCACGGAACACCGTCCGTTTCGGCGAGCAGTACTGCCCCTGCCGCATCAGGAGCGGCGACCCCGAAGAGGACAGAAAGATTGTATGCCCCTGCATCTACCACCGCGACGAGGTGGAAAAGGACGGGCAGTGCCACTGCCACCTCTATTTCAGAGAGAAAACTCAGGAAAAGTAG
- the cofC gene encoding 2-phospho-L-lactate guanylyltransferase has protein sequence MAIDAVIPFKPKNPKTRLSCVMEQEEREAFAQAMLSDVIAAAQAGGCSPLLLCTSPYERPGARTLLDPDGLNESLNRLLATSKSPILIIMADLPLADGAAVSRLVSTAADMAVVPGRGGGTNAIFLREPSRFRVNYYGASFLKHMQIAMDAGLSVDVVDSFRLHTDVDEKEDLVEVLIHGKGEARRCLESLGFTLSIEGGRVGVKRGAHKETR, from the coding sequence ATGGCCATTGACGCAGTGATCCCCTTCAAACCGAAAAATCCCAAGACTCGCCTCTCCTGCGTGATGGAGCAGGAGGAGCGCGAGGCCTTCGCGCAGGCCATGCTCTCTGACGTCATCGCCGCCGCGCAGGCCGGGGGGTGCTCTCCCCTGCTCCTCTGCACCTCCCCCTATGAGCGCCCGGGCGCACGGACCCTGCTCGACCCGGACGGCCTGAACGAATCCTTAAACCGCCTCCTTGCGACGTCGAAGAGCCCGATCCTCATCATCATGGCCGACCTCCCGCTCGCAGACGGCGCCGCCGTCTCCAGACTGGTGTCGACCGCCGCCGATATGGCGGTGGTGCCCGGACGGGGCGGCGGGACGAACGCAATCTTTCTGCGGGAGCCCTCGCGGTTTCGGGTCAACTACTATGGTGCAAGTTTCTTGAAGCACATGCAGATCGCAATGGACGCCGGTCTCTCCGTGGACGTTGTGGACTCTTTCAGGCTCCATACCGACGTGGACGAAAAAGAGGATCTGGTCGAGGTGCTCATCCACGGGAAGGGGGAGGCCCGCCGCTGCCTCGAATCACTCGGTTTTACCCTGTCTATCGAAGGCGGCAGGGTCGGCGTGAAGCGCGGCGCCCATAAAGAGACACGCTGA
- the purC gene encoding phosphoribosylaminoimidazolesuccinocarboxamide synthase — protein MTEQEPIYRGKAKSVFRSDNPDELIVKFRDDITAFDGAKKDELAEKGIYNARVSAYLFEYLRANGVPSHFVRMEDERTMIVRPLKMIPVEVIVRNIAAGSLVRNYPFEEGAPLDPPVIVLDYKDDARHDPMINEEIIVALGLMTADEIASVKKTALRINDLLRERIDEIGLDLVDFKLEFGRHGDEILLGDEISMDSMRLWDKKTRTSMDKDVYRFDKGDVMATYAAVAERLTGA, from the coding sequence GTGACTGAACAGGAACCCATTTACCGCGGAAAGGCAAAGTCCGTCTTCCGCTCGGACAACCCCGACGAACTGATCGTGAAGTTCAGGGACGACATCACCGCCTTCGACGGCGCAAAGAAGGACGAACTCGCCGAAAAAGGGATCTATAACGCCCGCGTCTCGGCATATCTCTTCGAGTATCTCAGGGCAAACGGGGTTCCTTCGCACTTCGTACGGATGGAGGACGAGCGGACGATGATCGTCCGCCCCCTGAAGATGATTCCGGTCGAAGTGATCGTCAGAAACATCGCCGCGGGTTCCCTTGTCCGGAACTACCCCTTCGAGGAGGGTGCACCCCTCGATCCCCCGGTGATCGTCCTCGATTACAAAGACGACGCCCGCCATGACCCGATGATCAACGAGGAGATCATCGTCGCCCTCGGGCTGATGACCGCCGACGAGATCGCAAGCGTGAAGAAAACCGCCCTGCGGATCAACGATCTCCTCAGAGAGCGTATCGACGAGATCGGCCTCGACCTCGTCGACTTCAAGCTGGAGTTCGGGCGGCACGGCGACGAGATCCTGCTCGGCGACGAGATCTCCATGGACTCGATGCGCCTGTGGGACAAGAAGACCCGCACCTCTATGGACAAGGACGTCTACCGCTTTGACAAAGGAGACGTAATGGCCACCTATGCCGCCGTTGCAGAACGGCTGACCGGAGCGTGA
- the purS gene encoding phosphoribosylformylglycinamidine synthase subunit PurS — translation MKYTAKITIALKEGMLDPEARAIQHALANLGFSTGSLSTARVFYITLDAENKEAAQAVAEQMCERLLANPVIHRYEVEVGA, via the coding sequence ATGAAGTACACGGCAAAGATCACCATTGCACTGAAAGAAGGCATGCTCGACCCTGAAGCGCGGGCAATCCAGCACGCCCTTGCAAACCTCGGTTTTTCGACCGGGTCCCTGAGCACCGCGAGGGTGTTTTACATCACCCTCGATGCGGAGAACAAAGAGGCGGCGCAGGCCGTGGCAGAGCAGATGTGCGAACGGCTGCTTGCAAACCCGGTGATCCACCGGTACGAGGTCGAGGTCGGCGCATGA